The following coding sequences lie in one Kribbella sp. NBC_00709 genomic window:
- a CDS encoding ABC transporter permease → MLKSTKPVKTGLPLAAKWRRDWQMVLLMIPGVVFLLVFFYLPVLGNVVAFQDFQPYLGIMHSEWNGLQNFVNLYDNPDFWDALRNTLLLAAVQLLLFFPVPIGLALIVDSLVSNRLRRWFQTIAYLPHFLSWVLVVTLFQQSLGGAGFVNNLLRHAGLDPIPFMTNPDTFPLLVVAQLVWKDAGWAMIIFLAALTTVDVSLYEAAAADGAGRWRRLWHITLPSLRTVIVLLLILRIGDILSVGFEQFILQRDSVGPGAAEVLDTFTYYAGVVGGDWSSGAAAGLAKGVVGALLLWGANSLAHRLGEPGIFQRRGA, encoded by the coding sequence ATGCTGAAATCGACCAAGCCGGTGAAGACCGGTCTGCCGTTGGCAGCGAAGTGGCGCCGGGACTGGCAGATGGTGCTGCTGATGATCCCCGGCGTCGTCTTCCTGCTGGTGTTCTTCTACCTGCCCGTGCTGGGCAACGTGGTCGCGTTCCAGGACTTCCAGCCGTACCTCGGCATCATGCACAGCGAGTGGAACGGCCTGCAGAACTTCGTCAACCTGTACGACAACCCGGACTTCTGGGACGCGTTGCGGAACACGCTGCTGCTGGCCGCCGTCCAGCTGCTGCTATTCTTCCCGGTGCCGATCGGGCTGGCGCTGATCGTCGACTCGCTGGTCAGCAACCGGCTCCGGCGATGGTTCCAGACGATCGCGTACCTGCCGCACTTCCTGTCCTGGGTGCTGGTCGTGACGCTGTTCCAGCAGTCGCTCGGCGGGGCCGGGTTCGTGAACAACCTGCTCCGGCACGCGGGGCTGGACCCGATCCCGTTCATGACCAACCCGGACACCTTCCCGTTGCTGGTGGTCGCACAGCTGGTCTGGAAGGACGCGGGCTGGGCGATGATCATCTTCCTGGCCGCGCTCACCACCGTGGACGTCTCGCTGTACGAGGCGGCCGCGGCGGACGGCGCCGGACGCTGGCGGCGACTGTGGCACATCACGCTGCCGTCGCTGCGGACCGTCATCGTGCTGCTGCTGATCCTGCGGATCGGTGACATCCTCAGCGTCGGGTTCGAGCAGTTCATCCTGCAGCGCGACTCGGTCGGCCCGGGTGCGGCCGAAGTACTGGACACGTTCACGTACTACGCGGGCGTGGTCGGTGGTGACTGGAGCAGCGGGGCCGCGGCCGGCTTGGCCAAGGGCGTGGTCGGCGCGTTGCTGCTGTGGGGCGCCAACTCGCTGGCACATCGGCTCGGTGAGCCCGGGATCTTTCAGAGGCGAGGCGCATGA
- a CDS encoding carbohydrate ABC transporter permease — protein MRPVWKENPAPAYQAIKALVLGGFALVIVIPILVVISTSLASDKDIIDAGGYVLWPSHPTFKAYQTLFSGGLMGRAILVSVFVTLVGTAIALAVTIALAYATSRPVLFGRPVLLMVLFTLLFAPGIIPMFLVVKQLGLLDSLWSLILPGALGAFNFVVLRTFFMNVPGELLESARIDGASDFMILRKIVMPLSKAVIAVVGLFYAVGFWNAFFNALLYLNDTSKWPVQVILRTYVLQGKSLSADQLGVHPPPQPQSLQMAVVVVALVPIAMVYPFLQRHFTKGVITGAVKG, from the coding sequence ATGAGACCGGTATGGAAAGAGAACCCGGCCCCCGCGTACCAGGCGATCAAGGCGCTGGTACTGGGCGGATTCGCGCTCGTCATCGTGATCCCGATCCTGGTCGTCATCTCGACCTCGCTGGCGAGCGACAAGGACATCATCGACGCGGGCGGCTACGTGCTGTGGCCGTCGCACCCGACGTTCAAGGCGTACCAGACGCTGTTCAGCGGCGGGCTGATGGGCCGCGCGATCCTGGTCAGCGTCTTCGTCACGCTCGTCGGTACGGCGATCGCGCTGGCCGTCACGATCGCGCTGGCCTACGCGACCTCGCGACCGGTGCTGTTCGGACGGCCCGTGCTGCTGATGGTGCTGTTCACGTTGTTGTTCGCGCCGGGGATCATCCCGATGTTCCTGGTGGTGAAGCAGCTCGGGCTGCTCGACAGCCTGTGGTCGCTGATCCTGCCCGGGGCGTTGGGCGCCTTCAACTTCGTTGTCCTGCGCACCTTCTTCATGAACGTGCCGGGTGAGCTGCTGGAGAGCGCGCGGATCGACGGCGCCAGCGACTTCATGATCCTGCGCAAGATCGTGATGCCGCTGTCGAAGGCGGTGATCGCGGTGGTCGGGCTGTTCTACGCGGTCGGCTTCTGGAACGCGTTCTTCAACGCGTTGCTGTACCTGAACGACACGTCGAAGTGGCCGGTCCAGGTGATCCTGCGGACCTACGTGCTGCAGGGCAAGTCGCTGTCGGCGGATCAGCTCGGCGTCCATCCGCCCCCGCAGCCGCAGTCCCTGCAGATGGCCGTCGTCGTAGTCGCACTGGTCCCGATCGCCATGGTGTACCCGTTCCTGCAACGCCACTTCACCAAGGGCGTCATCACAGGTGCGGTCAAAGGCTGA